Within Paenibacillus sp. RUD330, the genomic segment TGGGCGCATGGAGATGAGCTTTTGCTGTTCATGTTTCGCGGATTTGCTTCTTAGGGGAGCGGGTCGGCTCGTAATGGACATGAACCTCGTACACATCCTCGGTGAGGATCAATTCCTCCTCCACTTTCGTCGCGATATCGTGCGCCGCCCGGAACTCCGAATCCGCCGCTACGAGAATGACGATGTCGACGACCGCGTTGCTTCCGTAGTTTCTGGCCCGGATGCTCTTGACTCCGCGTACGCCAGCGACGCCCAGCACGATTGCCTTGAACGATTGGATCCGGGTTTCGTCGAAGCCGTCGGATAGATGATGCGAAGCTTCGCGGAATATATCCCAGGCCGTCTTGCAGATGATGAATCCGACCAGAACGGCCGTCAGCGGGTCGAGCCAGGGAAGGTGGAACTGGGAGCCGACAATGCCGATGACCGTGCCGATGCTGACGAAAGCGTCGGAAATATTGTCCTTCGCAGCCGCCATGACGGCTTGGCTGTTGATCTTAACCGCCAATTTCTTGTTGTAGCGGTAGACGAAGTACATGACGGCGGCGCTGGCAAGGCCGGTCCATGCGGCAGCGAGATCCGGAGATTGCTCCTTGCCTTGGAAGATCGACATGACCGCTCCGTAGAGCACCTGAAAGCCAACGGCCATCATGATGAACGATGCGACCAGGGATGCGATCGTCTCCGACTTCCAGTGGCCGTAAGGATGATCCTCGTCGGCCGGCCTTTGGGCGAGCCTCAGTCCGATCAGAACCGCGATCGAGGCGACGATGTCTGTCGCATTGTTCAAGCCGTCCGCGCGCAGCGCCTCCGAATTCGAAGCATATCCTATGATCAGCTTGAGCGCCGATAGGCAGATATAGGCCAGAATGCTTATGATGGCCCCTCGTTCGCCCAATTTTAGATTATCGAATCTCTTTTGCTGCTCTTCCATCCGTTATTCTGACTCCCCTCGAACCCCTCTTCCAACCAACCTGGTTATGGTAACAAGAAAGGAGCAAGTGGGTCTAGAGAAACGTTTTTTCTTAGCGCTCAATTAATTTAGGCATGTAAATAATGTTTCTTCCACGCCACTCTTTAGGACATGTTCAAATATGTCCTATGAAAGGCATGGAAATAACGAGAGCCGCTTGGCAGGCCGGCAACTAGGGATAGGGTGATTCCCCCTCCCGCTACCTGGCCCGCAGCTTCTTGTTGCCGTCATCCGACATTCCTTTGCAAATGGTTCCGGTTTTGATACAATCAATCTAAACTCATCAAGCATCTCTTTAATCGAATATCTTGATAGTCAAGATATTCGCACAGTAAAAGGAGGGCTGCCCTTTGTCCAGCGAACAGAAACAAGAACAACCGACAGCAGAGCAGGAGCGCCTCACGCTGCGGATGCGGAGCCTCGGCACCCGTACCGTCCTTTACCAGCAATATGCCGCCTCCT encodes:
- a CDS encoding cation diffusion facilitator family transporter, yielding MEEQQKRFDNLKLGERGAIISILAYICLSALKLIIGYASNSEALRADGLNNATDIVASIAVLIGLRLAQRPADEDHPYGHWKSETIASLVASFIMMAVGFQVLYGAVMSIFQGKEQSPDLAAAWTGLASAAVMYFVYRYNKKLAVKINSQAVMAAAKDNISDAFVSIGTVIGIVGSQFHLPWLDPLTAVLVGFIICKTAWDIFREASHHLSDGFDETRIQSFKAIVLGVAGVRGVKSIRARNYGSNAVVDIVILVAADSEFRAAHDIATKVEEELILTEDVYEVHVHYEPTRSPKKQIRET